One stretch of Halobaculum marinum DNA includes these proteins:
- a CDS encoding HVO_0416 family zinc finger protein codes for MASAPSPNGDLFDEFLTSRGHDVETARWEESYNKKQCPDCGGLHDGDAVECSVCGWRPEVGR; via the coding sequence ATGGCGTCGGCACCGAGCCCGAACGGCGACCTGTTCGACGAGTTCCTGACCAGTCGCGGCCACGACGTAGAGACAGCCCGATGGGAGGAGTCGTATAACAAAAAACAGTGTCCCGACTGTGGCGGTCTCCACGACGGCGACGCTGTGGAGTGCTCGGTGTGCGGCTGGCGACCGGAGGTCGGTCGCTGA
- a CDS encoding UvrD-helicase domain-containing protein encodes MSEPTVTRLFGGPGSGKTTALLDRVEGLIDEGAEMRDILVVSYTRAAAAEIRERLAERLDTTPRHLQGNVATMHAKSYELLNLSRGDVVGEDDKEEFCDDYGVEYEDEYSGGGRRTARSTTLGNKVIATSQWLQRTKRDVADWYDVPFQWDVEEVRLPPEIDPNAQEGNKYTPTWPGDDDRLDVPEAIRAWRAYKGDNGLVGFADMLERVKQRSLLPNVDHLVIDEFQDITTLQYDVYQEWKPHMKSCLIAGDDDQVVYAWQGADPALLLDTEVDNDEVLPNSYRLPSNILNVVNTEIRHIEKRQEKDLKPRKEGGVVEAVDSPSMLDLVRNVRHTIQSTDDETVMVLFRARYQMFDFIDEFISEGIPFSCLTDQRMWTDRLNDYVRAVEAVERDEALTALQARRLADILQDSAFGSNERDELYDFLDEVEETAEEDDLAEIPLSPEDVTDRVPFMPDGPAAADMARKITSFQRKSLKAYFAGDYTGEDSDRVRLGTIHSAKGREADHVFVNTDLTEKVVEQMAAQAEQNGLDVTGVDGEEFTKSTNPVPVLTDNERRVFYVGMSRARERLVLMQNLVNGAPTLPISVVLHNEVREGDPQEIVDEIVETAEAPEPEA; translated from the coding sequence ATGAGCGAACCGACGGTGACCCGCCTGTTCGGTGGCCCCGGCAGCGGGAAGACGACCGCGCTCCTCGACCGCGTCGAGGGACTCATCGACGAGGGCGCGGAGATGCGCGACATCCTCGTCGTCTCGTACACGCGAGCGGCGGCCGCGGAGATCCGCGAACGCCTCGCCGAACGCCTCGACACGACCCCCCGGCACCTCCAGGGGAACGTCGCGACGATGCACGCGAAGTCGTACGAACTGTTGAACCTCTCGCGCGGCGACGTCGTCGGCGAGGACGACAAAGAGGAGTTCTGTGACGACTACGGCGTCGAGTACGAGGACGAGTACTCCGGCGGCGGTCGCCGCACCGCGCGGTCGACGACGCTCGGCAACAAGGTCATCGCCACCTCCCAGTGGCTCCAGCGCACGAAGCGCGACGTGGCCGACTGGTACGACGTCCCCTTCCAGTGGGACGTCGAGGAGGTGCGCCTCCCGCCGGAGATCGACCCCAACGCCCAGGAGGGGAACAAGTACACCCCGACGTGGCCGGGTGACGACGACCGCCTCGACGTCCCCGAGGCGATCCGCGCGTGGCGCGCCTACAAGGGCGACAACGGGCTGGTCGGCTTCGCCGACATGCTCGAACGGGTGAAGCAGCGCTCGCTGCTCCCGAACGTCGACCACCTCGTCATCGACGAGTTCCAGGACATCACGACGCTCCAGTACGACGTGTACCAGGAGTGGAAGCCCCACATGAAGTCGTGTCTCATCGCCGGTGACGACGACCAGGTCGTGTACGCGTGGCAGGGCGCCGACCCCGCACTCCTGCTCGACACCGAGGTCGACAACGACGAGGTGCTCCCCAACTCCTACCGCCTCCCCTCCAACATCCTCAACGTCGTCAACACGGAGATCCGTCACATCGAGAAGCGACAGGAGAAGGACCTCAAGCCGCGCAAGGAGGGCGGCGTCGTCGAGGCCGTCGACTCGCCGTCGATGCTCGACCTCGTGCGTAACGTCCGCCACACGATCCAGTCCACCGACGACGAGACGGTGATGGTGCTGTTCCGGGCGCGCTACCAGATGTTCGACTTCATCGACGAGTTCATCTCCGAGGGGATTCCGTTCTCGTGTCTCACCGACCAGCGGATGTGGACCGACCGCCTCAACGACTACGTCCGCGCGGTCGAAGCCGTCGAGCGCGACGAGGCGCTGACGGCGCTGCAGGCGCGTCGTCTCGCCGACATCCTGCAAGACTCGGCGTTCGGCTCCAACGAACGCGACGAGTTGTACGACTTCCTCGACGAGGTCGAGGAGACCGCCGAGGAGGACGACCTCGCGGAGATCCCGCTGTCGCCGGAGGACGTCACCGACCGCGTGCCGTTCATGCCCGACGGCCCCGCCGCCGCCGACATGGCCCGCAAGATCACCAGTTTCCAGCGCAAGTCGCTGAAGGCGTACTTCGCGGGCGACTACACCGGCGAGGACTCCGACCGCGTCCGCCTCGGCACGATCCACTCCGCGAAGGGTCGCGAGGCCGACCACGTGTTCGTCAACACCGACCTCACCGAGAAGGTCGTCGAGCAGATGGCCGCCCAGGCCGAGCAGAACGGCCTCGACGTCACCGGCGTCGACGGCGAGGAGTTCACGAAGTCGACGAATCCGGTCCCCGTCCTGACGGACAACGAGCGCCGCGTGTTCTACGTCGGGATGTCCCGCGCCCGCGAGCGCCTCGTCCTCATGCAGAACCTCGTCAACGGCGCCCCCACGCTCCCCATCTCGGTCGTCCTCCACAACGAGGTCCGCGAGGGCGACCCGCAGGAGATCGTCGACGAGATCGTCGAGACGGCCGAGGCGCCCGAGCCAGAAGCGTAG
- a CDS encoding M24 family metallopeptidase — protein sequence MVDADSVDDDGDPDAPGTDYGPLADELAARDAVGCVAVGDRFDDDLRYLTRFSGPDRDYAFVLTLGSDGAPHTALCAPALFDEQARREFPGDTVGVDRQGDPAGVRAAAALADAGHDSGTVLVPQGIPHDAAVYLENAGYEVASTDAVARARETKTTAELDRLRRVQRAAIRGIRRAETVLAEATVDPDRDEVRWNGGVLSTERLRRQVNEVLAAHGVRDAGNTVIGAGATAADLHYTGTDVIRPGETVLLDVSPRGPDGYYGDVTRTFAVDPEGGWDRRAYLAVEAAREAALEEVAAGVPAATVHEEAAAELAAHGFRVDSSEVGFTHSTGHGVGVSLHEGPSLTADEDLEAGNVLTIEPGVYDPSEGGVRLEDLIVVTGDGFEFLGEYPFSLVPQKRD from the coding sequence ATGGTCGACGCGGACTCCGTCGACGACGACGGCGATCCGGACGCACCCGGGACCGACTACGGCCCACTCGCCGACGAACTGGCCGCCCGCGACGCCGTCGGGTGCGTCGCCGTCGGCGACCGCTTCGACGACGACCTCCGCTACCTCACCCGCTTTTCGGGGCCCGACCGCGACTACGCGTTCGTCCTGACGCTCGGGAGCGACGGCGCCCCCCACACCGCACTGTGTGCACCCGCGCTGTTCGACGAGCAGGCCCGTCGAGAATTCCCGGGCGACACGGTCGGGGTCGACCGGCAAGGCGACCCCGCGGGCGTCCGCGCGGCCGCCGCACTCGCCGACGCCGGTCACGACTCGGGGACGGTGCTCGTCCCGCAGGGCATCCCCCACGACGCCGCCGTCTACCTGGAGAACGCCGGCTACGAGGTCGCCTCGACCGACGCAGTCGCCCGTGCTCGCGAGACGAAGACAACCGCCGAACTTGATCGCCTCCGTCGCGTCCAGCGCGCGGCGATCCGCGGGATCCGACGGGCCGAGACGGTGCTCGCGGAGGCGACCGTCGACCCGGACCGCGACGAGGTGCGCTGGAACGGCGGCGTCCTCTCGACCGAGCGCCTCCGCCGACAGGTGAACGAGGTGCTCGCCGCCCACGGGGTCCGCGACGCGGGCAACACCGTGATCGGTGCAGGCGCGACCGCCGCCGACCTCCACTACACTGGCACGGACGTGATCCGACCGGGGGAGACCGTCCTGCTCGACGTGTCGCCGCGCGGCCCCGACGGCTACTACGGCGACGTGACGCGGACGTTCGCGGTCGACCCCGAGGGCGGGTGGGACCGCCGGGCGTACCTCGCGGTCGAAGCCGCCCGCGAGGCCGCGCTGGAGGAGGTCGCCGCCGGCGTCCCCGCCGCCACGGTCCACGAGGAGGCCGCCGCCGAGTTGGCGGCCCACGGGTTCCGCGTCGACTCCAGCGAGGTGGGCTTCACCCACTCGACGGGGCACGGCGTCGGCGTCTCGCTCCACGAAGGACCGTCGCTCACGGCGGACGAGGACCTGGAAGCGGGGAACGTGCTCACCATCGAGCCGGGGGTGTACGACCCCTCAGAGGGCGGCGTCCGCCTGGAGGACTTGATCGTCGTCACCGGGGACGGCTTCGAGTTCCTCGGCGAGTACCCGTTCTCGCTGGTGCCGCAGAAGCGGGACTGA
- a CDS encoding carboxypeptidase M32 — MAPPQTDLESTVTDDAPEAYRDLMDRYARVANLESGAGVLYWDQQVMMPTGGTPARGKQLSALSATTHEKLTSDAMADALDAAEDADLNDEQAANVREVRRRHDRNRSLPEELVEELTEQQSHSQQVWQDAKADDDFAHFAPTLETLRDLHVERAEAIDPDRPAYEVMYEDGEPYLPLERLEEIFEELKAGLVPLIEDIADSAVDLPSPFVAAGPYDDDTQRGLSDAVLDLLAYPDDRGRLDVSAHPFTSGNQFDARITTRFKPEDPMDAFTATVHEFGHASYELGLPDDRFGEPLGASLSSGVHESQSRFWENHVARTEPFWEGFVEEANDHLGTDATAREAYAAVNQIYPDNLIRVEADELTYHLHIILRCEIDRAFVEGDIGVDEIPAVWNEKMDDYLGVVPPTDTDGCLQDIHWSSRFAAFQGYTIGSVLAAQLDHAMRAELGDDRVDDLIREGDLEPLWEWMTENVHSHGRRYPTDELVEEATGEPLTAEYFLDYVEEKFGDLYDL; from the coding sequence ATGGCACCTCCACAGACCGACCTCGAGTCGACGGTCACCGACGACGCCCCCGAGGCGTACCGCGATCTCATGGACCGCTACGCGCGCGTGGCGAACCTGGAGAGCGGCGCCGGCGTCCTCTACTGGGACCAGCAGGTGATGATGCCGACCGGCGGCACCCCCGCCCGCGGGAAGCAGTTGTCGGCGCTGTCGGCGACGACCCACGAGAAACTGACGAGCGACGCGATGGCCGACGCGCTCGACGCCGCCGAGGACGCCGACCTGAACGACGAGCAGGCCGCGAACGTCCGCGAGGTCCGACGCCGGCACGACCGGAACCGGTCGCTCCCGGAGGAGTTGGTCGAGGAGTTGACCGAACAGCAGTCCCACAGCCAACAGGTGTGGCAGGACGCGAAGGCCGACGACGACTTCGCCCACTTCGCGCCGACGCTGGAGACGCTGCGTGACCTCCACGTCGAGCGCGCCGAGGCCATCGACCCGGACCGCCCGGCCTACGAGGTGATGTACGAGGACGGCGAACCGTACCTGCCGCTGGAGCGCCTGGAGGAGATCTTCGAGGAACTGAAGGCGGGGCTCGTCCCGCTCATCGAGGACATCGCCGACTCGGCCGTCGACCTCCCGTCGCCGTTCGTCGCGGCCGGCCCGTACGACGACGACACCCAGCGCGGCCTCTCGGACGCCGTGCTCGACCTGCTGGCGTACCCCGACGACCGCGGGCGCCTCGACGTGTCCGCCCACCCGTTCACCTCGGGCAACCAGTTCGACGCTCGGATCACCACTCGGTTCAAGCCCGAGGACCCGATGGACGCGTTCACCGCGACCGTCCACGAGTTCGGCCACGCCAGCTACGAGTTGGGCCTGCCGGACGACCGCTTCGGCGAACCGCTGGGCGCGTCGCTGTCCTCGGGCGTCCACGAGAGCCAGAGCCGGTTCTGGGAGAACCACGTCGCCCGCACCGAACCGTTCTGGGAGGGGTTCGTCGAGGAGGCGAACGACCACCTCGGCACCGACGCCACGGCCCGCGAGGCGTACGCCGCGGTCAACCAGATCTACCCGGACAACCTCATCCGCGTCGAGGCGGACGAGTTGACCTACCACCTCCACATCATCCTCCGGTGTGAGATCGACCGCGCGTTCGTCGAGGGCGACATCGGCGTCGACGAGATTCCCGCCGTGTGGAACGAGAAGATGGACGACTACCTCGGCGTCGTCCCGCCGACCGACACCGACGGCTGTCTGCAGGACATCCACTGGAGCAGTCGCTTCGCCGCGTTCCAGGGGTACACCATCGGCTCCGTGCTGGCGGCGCAGTTGGACCACGCGATGCGCGCGGAACTGGGCGACGACCGCGTCGACGACCTGATCCGCGAGGGCGACCTCGAACCGCTCTGGGAGTGGATGACCGAGAACGTCCACAGCCACGGCCGCCGCTACCCGACCGACGAGTTGGTCGAGGAGGCCACCGGCGAACCGCTCACCGCCGAGTACTTCCTCGACTACGTCGAGGAGAAGTTCGGCGACCTGTACGACCTGTAG
- a CDS encoding DUF7533 family protein → MALGILEQLGLAATLIFALPVAVYGIQQIVDGQTALGVGVLVVAALMVLLPRRLTTPDDVPGTVAEKAVGSVVKAPGESSDESEE, encoded by the coding sequence GTGGCACTCGGCATCCTCGAACAACTCGGCCTCGCGGCGACGCTGATCTTCGCGCTCCCGGTCGCAGTCTACGGGATCCAACAGATCGTCGACGGCCAGACCGCCCTCGGCGTCGGCGTGCTCGTCGTCGCCGCCCTCATGGTCCTGCTCCCGCGGCGCCTCACGACGCCCGACGACGTGCCCGGCACGGTGGCCGAGAAGGCCGTCGGCTCGGTGGTCAAGGCGCCGGGCGAGTCGTCGGACGAGTCTGAAGAGTAG
- a CDS encoding deoxyribonuclease IV produces the protein MSADSDSDLRVGAHESIAGGTFNAVDALVEDGGNCGQIFTHSPQVWQDPNIDDDEAERFRSLSDEHGVGPWVIHSSYLVNLCTPKDGLRQKSIDSMQKEVDAADKLDIPYVNVHLGAHTGAGVEQGLDNAASALDELDIPEGVTVLVESDAGSGTKLGGDFEHLAAVLERSEQDLDICLDTAHAFAAGYDLSTPEGVDETVAELDEVVGLEHLECVHLNDSKHACGTNKDEHALIGEGLIGEDGMRAFVNHDDLRDVPLVLETPTEDGKGFAWNIQRVKDLREY, from the coding sequence ATGAGCGCAGACAGCGACTCCGACCTCCGCGTCGGGGCACACGAGTCCATCGCCGGCGGCACGTTCAACGCCGTCGACGCGCTGGTCGAGGACGGCGGCAACTGCGGCCAGATCTTCACCCACTCCCCGCAGGTGTGGCAGGACCCGAACATCGACGACGACGAGGCCGAACGCTTCCGGAGCCTGAGCGACGAGCACGGCGTCGGGCCGTGGGTGATCCACTCGTCGTACCTCGTCAACCTCTGCACGCCGAAAGACGGCCTCCGCCAGAAGTCGATCGACTCGATGCAGAAGGAGGTCGACGCTGCCGACAAACTCGACATCCCGTACGTGAACGTCCACCTCGGCGCCCACACCGGCGCCGGCGTCGAGCAGGGGCTCGACAACGCCGCGAGCGCGCTGGACGAGTTGGACATTCCCGAGGGCGTCACCGTGCTCGTCGAGTCCGACGCCGGGTCGGGCACGAAACTCGGCGGCGACTTCGAGCACCTCGCGGCGGTGCTGGAGCGCTCCGAGCAGGATCTGGACATCTGTCTCGACACGGCCCACGCGTTCGCCGCCGGGTACGACCTCTCGACGCCCGAGGGCGTCGACGAGACGGTGGCCGAACTCGACGAGGTCGTCGGACTGGAGCACCTGGAGTGTGTCCACCTCAACGACTCGAAGCACGCGTGCGGGACGAACAAAGACGAGCACGCCCTCATCGGCGAGGGACTCATCGGCGAGGACGGGATGCGCGCGTTCGTCAACCACGACGACCTGCGCGACGTGCCGCTCGTGTTGGAGACACCCACCGAGGACGGTAAGGGCTTCGCGTGGAACATCCAGCGCGTGAAGGACCTGCGCGAGTACTGA
- a CDS encoding DUF502 domain-containing protein, translating to MDAFTRLRSSFVAGLFLVLPLAVTLFVLDFAVNRLTVTLAPVVSGTGLAELVGNEALATVLAVVIIAFGVTLLGFVASNEAGRRLFGGFERGVRLLPIVRAVYFGVRQVSESLAAPGDGFDRVVIAEFPRDGTWAIGFVTNPAPRGVRRVAGDELMTVFFPHSPNPTAGKLAMMHPDDYDEIDMSVARGIRLLVTTGLSVDDPEKLPSVVAPSGDVVVTDGDGE from the coding sequence ATGGATGCCTTCACGCGGCTGCGGTCCAGTTTCGTCGCGGGGCTGTTTCTCGTGCTCCCGCTGGCGGTCACGCTGTTCGTGCTCGACTTCGCGGTGAACCGCCTCACCGTCACGCTCGCGCCCGTCGTCAGCGGCACCGGGCTCGCCGAACTCGTCGGCAACGAGGCGCTGGCGACGGTGCTGGCGGTTGTGATCATCGCCTTCGGCGTCACGCTGCTCGGCTTCGTCGCCTCCAACGAGGCGGGCCGTCGGCTGTTCGGCGGCTTCGAACGCGGCGTTCGACTGCTCCCGATCGTTCGGGCGGTGTACTTCGGCGTCCGGCAGGTGAGCGAGTCGCTGGCGGCGCCCGGGGACGGCTTCGACCGCGTCGTGATCGCGGAGTTCCCCCGCGACGGCACCTGGGCCATCGGGTTCGTCACCAACCCCGCGCCGCGGGGCGTTCGACGGGTGGCCGGCGATGAGTTGATGACCGTCTTCTTCCCCCACAGCCCGAACCCGACGGCGGGGAAGTTGGCGATGATGCACCCCGACGACTACGACGAGATCGACATGAGCGTCGCCCGCGGCATCCGTCTGCTCGTCACGACCGGCCTGTCCGTCGACGACCCCGAGAAGCTCCCGTCGGTCGTCGCGCCGAGCGGTGACGTCGTCGTCACCGACGGAGACGGGGAGTAA